Within Vicia villosa cultivar HV-30 ecotype Madison, WI linkage group LG1, Vvil1.0, whole genome shotgun sequence, the genomic segment GATGAGAGAAGTACTAAGAGCTTGAATATTATTGATAATAACTTGATAGTAGCTTATACATAAGACTAAGCCCCAACCCTTATAAATAGTGATACATGACTCCTAGTCATAATTAAATAGAAAAATCAGGACACAAATCATAGTAATAATTcagtaatataaaataaattcctAAGAGATAGTCTTGGATACTTTAAGATTATAAACTGCTCTTGAAAAATAAATTAGTATACTCATATAATATCTTTGCAAGGTTATTAGTATAACTGTataagatattttcttatattccaaaaaaagtgttgagagtcCTGCATTAGATGAGATATGATTTGCATTTTGCAACCTGCAAGTATGTTTATAAGTTGGAGGCATCCCTCACCTCACAAACTGGTTTTGTAGAGGTTAAGTTAAGCACAACTCAACTTCTAAGAAAAAATATAtccttatgtgttttttttccAGGAATATATTCTCAGACGATGGTTCTTCAACACCAGACAAAGCTGCATTGCAATCAGTGCAGGTATGCCTTCTAAGTGATGttaaaaaattcattatttttgtgGAACAGATATATATTGTGTACGACGTCTCTAATGTAATCTTTTGGAAATGCGACATTTCCTCAAAAATCTATCTAAACCGAGATGTTGAACCGAGAGACCAATTCAAGTCATACAATTTATTAGCCATTAAGCATTCATCAGTCGTGTTACTTCATTCAATTGACAGTTGAGACTCTCGGTTTAACATTTTGGCTTCGCTTGAAGTATTATCGCTTTTATAATTGATATCTTTTGATATACTCACATAATATAATGGCTTTCACAATGCTTATTATTTTTCTCAATTATATTGAGTATAACAACATTGATACTGAAAATCAAGTTTTTATTATAGGCATTGGCCAGGTATGCTCAAAGGGAAGTAAGTTGCATGACTTTAACAGGTAAATAATAGCTGTTTCTGCATATAACATATTATGTATCTTGAAGTGGGCGAAAATCAACTGTTGCCCACTTCTCGCCCACTTCAAGATCAATAATATTAACAACTCTGCAGATCTTATGAATATATACTTTTCCCCTCTTTCCACTTTGCATTTACTAAATCATGGAACTTGAAATGTGCAGATAAAGAAGCGCTATTATCCGGGAatttcatgtttacatctttgaagCATGAGATCAAAAGCAAAAATGGGCACCAATGATAAAGTATTGGTTTctaatttacaattaagtaaatgtAAAATACATgctgttatttttttaaacattttttctcTCTAAATAATCACGATATAAGACTGTGTTGTTCTCCATAAAGCTTTATTATTTAGTTAGTTCTTGCTCACATAAAGGAGAAAAGAAAAGGGCAGAAATGGTTGAGAAATATTTTGGAGGATTATGTCTATATCTTATAATATACTTaagattttaattatatttttttaaagaaaactatAATATatacttagaaatattttaatgtttttttaaaaaataagtcatTCCTTATTTTCAAAATTGTCCTCCCAAACAGACCTTTGGAGGATTTTTTATGTAATTTCTTAATATAGAATACACACAAATTATgacaattttaataataattgaaaTCAATTTAAAAAGCATACATGTTatgattttatttagaattaGCAAATTGACATGTTTGTACGGTTAAAGTCTCCAAAAAAACAAAGGAGTATATGGACATTATTAAGAACGTGGGCTTAAAACTAGAgtctgtttaaaaaaaaaagggtgGGACATGCACACGACTTCGAGCTGCACCTTATAAGCGGACGGATATTATTAAGGATGTGAGCCTAAAATTGTagtctattttttaaaaacaaggGTGGGACAGGCGCACGAGCTTGAGCTGCATCTTATAAGCATACATACATTATTAAGGATGAGATGAGGACTTAAAACTATAGTCTGTTCCAGAAAAACAAAGGTGGAATAGGCGCACGAGATTGAGTTGCACCTTATAAGCGGATAGACATTATTAAGGATGTGAGCCTAAAATTGTAGTCCCAGAAAAACAAGGGTGGGACATACGCATGAGCTTGAACTGCAAGTTATAAGCGGACGGACATTATTATGTGGACCTAAATTTACAGAAAAACAAGGGTGGAACATGCGCACGAGCTTCATCTGCGTCTCTACGTCTAAAAATGTACATCCACCATGGAGGGGAGAAGAGTAAAGAATGTGGGTCTAAACTCTGAACTAATGCAGGCAATACAAGGCGGGGGTCCCCTTTGGCTCCATGTATATATTTTGGTGGTAGTTCAAATTCATTTAGTGCATGGGCATGGCAAAACAAAAAATGAATCCGTTTGAGGGGGGGCCGTAATAAGAGACAAATTGGTACGACTTTGCATGTGTTGAATTCACACTTTATAAACTAGTAACCCACAAATCATTCCATACACATACACTTCCTTTTTTACCAAAACCTTAAATCACGTTCTAGACTAATCATTCCTTATCATTACAATTACAAATCAATTATGTTAATGAGTAGTACTTAATTTGTAAAATTTATTAAACTCTACAATACTCGTGAATCCCTGACATGAGTCGGTAtttcttaaatattattttttgcaGAAACTTCTTTATCACTCGAGcactttatttaatatatgtgAAAATTTGTATAATATAATTCTCAAATAAATTATAGCATTTATTTATTACaacatttataaattattatataatataattctTAAATAAACtagtgttttttatttattacaacATATAATCTGAACGGTTGTAAAAACACCAAGTGTCAAATTTTGGTGCAAGTAGCACTACAAAACATAGAGCCACACAAGTCACATTCATTTTTCTCTCCCATCCCATCATCCACCGCCAATCTGTTtactataaataattaattaaaataaattttataataaaaaataaactaaaaaaaaatttataattagaaaATGAGGTAGTATTAGTTTCCAACAAAGATACTTTATACATTATCCATCAACTAAATCTTCACATGAATTTATTAATCATAAAAGGAATGTCTTTAACAtaacaaaaatgaaaagaataaaaaagtaaGGTGAAAAGGAAAAGACATGTAAATTGTGACATAAAGACACTAAGAAACAGCCACTGTCCTTATATGCATACATTTCCATCATCTAATCCATATCATAAAATCCATTCACTATTATTCCCATTCATCACAGCCTGTAACACCAACAATTTTTTGTTCTTCAAAGAAACCAACAATTCTTAAgataacttaaaatatttttggttttgATTCAAAGTTACTTTCCTTTTACAACAGTTCATACATTCTGTGAATCTGGTTTTTTTTTTCCATTCAGCATGTGGGAATCTGAGAGTGATTCAGCTGCAAGACACAAATATGGAGATGGAATTCTCACTTCAAACAAACTTAGTGTTAAGACTCAAGGATTTCTTCAAAGAGGTCACTCTTGGTATGTTAATTATATACAGCGGCGCAGTTTGTTGTCTGTTTGTCTGCTATTTCTGTATAATCCGCTATTTCTGTATAATCTTGATTAGTAATGGTTTATTGCATTTTGAAAATGTTactaaaaatctaaattttttttaatgcagGTATGTTGCAACTGATATTCCAAGTGATTTTCTTGTTCAAATTGGAGAAGCTAATTTCCACTTACACAAGGTATCTTTCAATTCATTCGATCTATGATTTTTTTCGtgatttttagggttaaatatgtttttagtctatACAAAATTCAGCGATCTTTCGAGTTTAGTCCTTGTTAAAAAGTCGTAATTGtataaggactaaaaacatatttaaccgtAATTTTTATACTGCTGAGATGGTAGGTTTTAGAATTTGTGGTACTATATGTTGAGTGTGATTTGTGGTTTTTGTTGTGAAAGTATCCTCTAATATCTCGAAGTGGGAAGATGAGTAGAATCATATACGAATCGCGCGAACCGGATGTGAATAAGGTAGTTATGAATGATATTCCGGGTGGATTTGAGGCATTTGAACTTGCAGCTAAGTTTTGTTATGGAATTGCTGTTGATTTAACGGCGGGAAATATCTCGGGACTAAGATGTTCGGCTGAGTATTTAGAAATGACAGAAGATTTAGAAGAAGGGAATCTTATATTCAAAACCGAAGCGTTTCTTAGCTATGTCGTTTTATCGTCGTGGAGAGATTCTATAGTCGTTTTGAAAAGCTGCGAAAAGCTTTCACCGTGGTCGGAGAATCTTCAAATCGTTCGAAGATGCAGCGAGTCGATTGCTTGGAAAGCTTGTGCTAATCCAAAAGGGATAAGGTGGTCTTACACTGGAAGAACATCGTCGAAAATTTCAAGTCCGAGATGGAATAgcaatagtaataataatgataTGATGAAAGATGCGACGAGTCCGAGTAAGAATCAACTAGTTCCTCCTGATTGGTGGTTTGAAGATGTTTCGATTCTTAGGATTGATCATTTTGTTAGAGTCATTACTGCTATTAAGGTTAAGGGAATGCGATTTGAGTTAATCGGTGCTGCGATAATGCATTATGCAACTAAATGGTTACAAGGGTTGGTTAGTGAAACAACAATCACATTCGACGAAACGAGCAATTACGGTATCGATAATAGTCATAGTAGTAGTAGTAGCGGTAGCGGTAGTAACTGGATTAAAGGCGGCGGCGGTGGTGGGCTTCATATGATTGTATCGGGCGGAACAAGAGACGAAACTTCAACTCTTCAAGCTAAAGAACAAAGAATGATCATTGAGAGTCTCATAAGCATTATTCCTCCTCAGAAAGATACGGTTTCGTGCACTTTTCTTCTTAGGCTTCTGAGAATGGCAATCATGTTAAAAGTTGCACCTGCGTTGGCTACCGAGTTAGAGAAAAGAGTTGGAATGCAATTCGAGCAAGCTACACTTTCTGATCTCTTGATTCCTTGTTATAATAAAGGAGAAACAATGATGTATGATGTCGATCTTGTTTTGAGGCTACTCGAGCATTTTCTTGTGCAAGAACAAACCGAAAGTTCTAGTCCAACAAGACACTCGATTTCCGAGAAACACTTAGGAAGTAACCTTAATGCAAAAGCAAGAGTAGCAAGACTTGTTGATAGCTATCTTACCGAAGTTTCAAGAGATCGAAACCTTTCATTGACGAAATTTCAAGTACTTGCTGAAGCTTTACCTGAATCGGCTAGAACCTGCGATGATGGTCTTTATAGAGCTATTGATTCCTATCTTAAGGTAATTATTTTCTGTTTCTAGAACTTGTGATGATGGTATCTTAGTTTAAATTTTATTCTATGATTTCGATTTCTACGGTTTTTGGATTTCTTAACGGTGAAGTAAACTAACAGGCACATCCGACATTATCTGAGCACGAAAGGAAACGACTCTGTCGCGTAATGGATTGTCAGAAACTCTCAATTGACGCATGCATGCACGCGGCACAAAACGAAAGGCTTCCGTTAAGAGTAGTTGTGCAAGTCCTATTCGCGGAACAGGTAAAGATAAGCACTGCACTATCCAATCCTTCTTTGAAAGATGTTGAAACCTTTACTCAACCAATGGTTACGAACCGAAAAACACTACTCGAGGCGACTCCGCAGTCATTCCAAGAAGGATGGACAGCTGCTAAAAAAGATGTCAACACACTAAAATTTGAGCTGGAGAGCGTGAAAGCGAAGtatttggagcttcaaagcgatATGGAAAATTTGCAGAAACAATTTGATAAGATATTAAAGCAGAAGCAAAGTTCAGCTTGGAGTAGTGGTTGGAAGAAATTGAGCAAACTAACAAAGATGACAAGTGTGCAGAATCATGATCACGATATTTCGCCTCGGAGTAATAATCTAGCTTCTGCAGAACAGAACAGAAAGAGTACTAGAAGATGGAGAAATTCAATATCTTGATTCCTATATGATGAGAGAAAATTTTCAATCGATATGCGATATTGTAATTTGAagacaagtcaatcacaaaatgattttgtttaagttATATGTAAAAATCTTTTGATTCTATGCTCTTTGTATTCATTTCCAAGGAACATATTCAATCAGAAAAAAGAGAGAATTATGTATCAGAATATTTATAGATGATAGTGTTATATTATGAGAATGAAATTAAGTAGCAAAACAAAGTTCATAAGTagggaagagagaagaaagaaacaaGGTTTGTACTCCAAGATAAAATCATGTCATCATGCATAAATAAATATACGTTTAATAGAATGatagaaactttgaattttttttatttaatatgtatTTGTTTCCGTTCGAAAACGGAAACTAGGAATGTTGGTGGTGGTATTCGATGTGGTGCTGTAGGCTATTCCAATGCGATTGTGCGGGGATGGACATGCAAATTAGTACTCCAATGTCCAAATTTTTGAGTGAATGGAAAAGGGGCGAGTGAATTATAAATAGAATCAT encodes:
- the LOC131645075 gene encoding root phototropism protein 3-like translates to MWESESDSAARHKYGDGILTSNKLSVKTQGFLQRGHSWYVATDIPSDFLVQIGEANFHLHKYPLISRSGKMSRIIYESREPDVNKVVMNDIPGGFEAFELAAKFCYGIAVDLTAGNISGLRCSAEYLEMTEDLEEGNLIFKTEAFLSYVVLSSWRDSIVVLKSCEKLSPWSENLQIVRRCSESIAWKACANPKGIRWSYTGRTSSKISSPRWNSNSNNNDMMKDATSPSKNQLVPPDWWFEDVSILRIDHFVRVITAIKVKGMRFELIGAAIMHYATKWLQGLVSETTITFDETSNYGIDNSHSSSSSGSGSNWIKGGGGGGLHMIVSGGTRDETSTLQAKEQRMIIESLISIIPPQKDTVSCTFLLRLLRMAIMLKVAPALATELEKRVGMQFEQATLSDLLIPCYNKGETMMYDVDLVLRLLEHFLVQEQTESSSPTRHSISEKHLGSNLNAKARVARLVDSYLTEVSRDRNLSLTKFQVLAEALPESARTCDDGLYRAIDSYLKAHPTLSEHERKRLCRVMDCQKLSIDACMHAAQNERLPLRVVVQVLFAEQVKISTALSNPSLKDVETFTQPMVTNRKTLLEATPQSFQEGWTAAKKDVNTLKFELESVKAKYLELQSDMENLQKQFDKILKQKQSSAWSSGWKKLSKLTKMTSVQNHDHDISPRSNNLASAEQNRKSTRRWRNSIS